The sequence below is a genomic window from Pseudomonas cannabina.
ATGCCGCGACCGGGAAGCTCAAGCGGGCGCACGTTCAGCCACTCGGGCACTTTGCGACGCCAAGGGCTGTAGAGCATCGCGCTCGCGCCAGAGAAAGGCAGGCAGAACAGCGTCAGGCTCACAGACGGATTCATGGCAGAACCGTCCGTCTGGTGGCGCGGATGTAAAAGCGGCGAGGCGCGTGATCGAGACGCATGGGGTTCTCCTGAGGTATTCCCTGGCCGCAACCACGGTCGGGCCTGTCACCAATGAGAACGGATGACGTCTGCAAATAATTAGTGAGGGTGCCCATTGCGGGCGCGCGGCAGGCAAGCCTGCACTTTTAAAGTGCGCTGATTTACTTTCGCATTTGACAATAATTATCATTAAGGCTAATTTGTTGCCCCATGTGACGGCGCTGCTCCTCCCGCAGCCCTCCCCCCCCAATAGACTTTGTAGCAAGGTGAATTCCATGACGGAACACGTATTCACAGGCAAGTGCGACTCACCCTTACTCCAGGCATTCGTCGACAACTACTTGCTGCTGGTCAAGATCGCGGCGCGCATTGTTGGCTGTCGGTCGCGTGCCGAGGACATCGTGCAGGATGCGTTCTTCAGATTGCGTTCAGCGCCGCAGGCCACACTGACCTTCAAGGCGCAGCTCAGCTATCTGTTTCAGATCGTGCGCAACCTGGCCATCGATCATTACCGCAAGCAGGCACTGGAACAGAAATACACCGGCCCCGAGGCCGAGGGGCTGAATGTGGTGATTCAGGGTGCATCGCCAGAAACTTCGCACATCAACTTCTCCAGCCTGGAGAAAATTGCCGATGCCCTGAGTGAACTGCCACCGCGCACCCGTTATGCGCTCGAGATGTATCGCCTGCATGGCGTGCCACAGAAGGACATCGCCAAGGAACTAGGCGTGTCGCCGACGCTGGTCAACTTCATGATCCGCGACGCGTTGATTCATTGCCGCAAGGTCAATGGCACTGGAGCTGAAGCCTGACGGGGGCGAACAAGGCAGACGAAAAAAATCCGGAGCAATGGCTCCGGATTTTTCGTTTCGGCCTTTACAGACGCTGGATCAGCGGCTGACCTGATACTCAGGCTGCACTTCCGGCATTGCCGAGGAGTGGTGGTTGAGAATCTTCCACTCGTTGCCAATGCGGTGGTAGAGGAACGAATAACGTGCCTGTACCTTGGTTTTCTTGCCATCCGGCGCCGTCAGGGTGAAGGTGTAGACGCCATTGTCCGCAGCGGCGTCAGGGCCCAAGCGACGGATCTCGCGGTAGTTGATCTCGCCAATCGGCTTGAGGGCCAGGAAGTGATCGAAGTAGTCCTTGATCTCTGCCGGAGTGGCGCGCACCTTGTTGGAAACCGTGGGCTGCAGGACCGCGTCTGGCGTGTACAACGACGCTACGGTCTGCGAGTTGCCGGTCTGCAGGGCCTTGTTCCAGCGGTCGAACAGACCGGCGATTTCTTTATCGTTCACGTTGTTTGGCGTCTCGGCCACCATGCGGTAGGTGTAGCCGGACGGTTCGGCAGCAGCCTGAACCATCGGGGCAGTCACAGCCAGCATCAGGGCCAGGGCGGTCAATTTGGTTTTCATCGCTATTCTCCTACGGGGATCTGTTCAGGGATTCAGTGAGGGCTACTTTGCCCGCCCCGCCCCGCCCCGCCATCGGCCAACCGGGGTTATCTGCATCTGCCGATCGGCAGATGGGCTTTAACACCTGATACAGTTCTAATGGCGTCACTTCTGTTGCACCCGTGTTGCGCCCGCGCGGCCATCCACCCTCGCTGGAGTCCTTATGCAAAGCCCACCACACGATCCGGCAAGCGCGCTGGCCATTCGTAATCATTATCGTCAGTCGCAAAGTCGTGCGGCGCGGCTTCGGCTGCTGGTCGATACCGGTCAGGAACTGACCCAGTTACCGCCCGCAGCCATGCGCCAGCGCGTGTTGCAACGCGCTTGCGCGTTCGTGGCCATGGATCATGGTCTGCTGCTCGAATGGGAAGCGGACGGCGGCGTGCAGAAAACCGCCAGCCACGGCGGTGAAGAACGCCTGAACACCCTTGAAACGACGGCCGACCCGCTGGCTATCGGCCCGCAATGGCTGGAGCGGCCCGGCACCGACATGCCTTGCGTGCTGCTGCTGCCGTTGCGCGGTGCTGAGGACGGCTCGTTCGGTACGCTGTTGCTGGCCAACAGCGTCGCCATCAGCGCGCCCGACAATGAAGACATCGAGTCGCTGCAACTGCTCGCCACCCTGCTCGCTGCGCACCTGGAAAACAATCGCCTGCTCGACGCGCTGGTGGCCCGCGAACGAACCATGTCACAGCTGGTTCGCCAACTGTTCACGGCGCAGGAAGACGAACGCAAACGCGTCGCCTACGACCTGCATGACGGCCTGGCCCAGCCCCTTGCCGGTCTGCACCAGCGCTTGCAGGGTTTTGCCGGTCGCTGCCCGGAGCTGCCTGAACCGCTGAACGCCGATCTGCAAGCCATCCTCAAACTGGCGCAGCATTGCGTTGGCGAAGGACGGCAACTGATCAGCGGCCTGCGTCCGGCCGTGCTGGATGACTTCGGGCTGTGGCAGGCCGTCGACAAAGAAGCCGATCGCCTGCGTGAAGCCGGAATCGTCGTGCAATGGGCCTCGCGCTCGCTGGTGCGCCTGCCCAGTCACCTGGAGATCGCACTGTTTCGCATCGCTCAGGAAGGCATCAACAATGTGCTCAAACACGCCAACGCCAGTTGCGTAGAATTGGCGCTGGAACTGAGTGACGGCAACCTTTCACTCAGGCTGCAAGATAACGGCCGTGGCTTCATCACCGAGAAACGGCCTGACAGCAGTGGCGTTCAGAAACTGGGCCTGGTTGCCATGCAGGAACGCGCCAGCCTGCTGGGTGGCCGCCTGACCTGCGTCAGCCGTCCCGGTAGCGGCACCCGGCTGCGCGCCATCGTCCCCTTCAATGCAGACAAGGCACTCACATGACTGAAACCGTGCGACTGGTTCTGGCCGACGACCATGAGGTCACCCGCACCGGGTTCGTCTCGCTGCTGGCGGGCCACCCGGAATTCGAAGTAGTCGGCCAGGCCGCAGACGGCCAGCAAGCCATCGACCTGTGCCAGCAACTGCAACCGGACATCGCAATTCTCGATATCCGCATGCCGGTGCTCAACGGCCTGGGCGCTGCGCGAATTCTTCAGCAACGCATGCCGCACCTCAAAGTGGTGATTTTCACCATGGACGACAGCACCGACCACCTGGAAGCCGCCATCAGTGCGGGCGCAGTCGGTTATCTGCTCAAGGACGCGAGCCGCGATGAAGTGATCGCCGGCCTGCAACGTGTGGCACGTGGCGAAGAAGCCCTCAACAGCGCGGTGAGCGCACGCCTGCTGCGGCGCATGACCGAGCGCAACACCAGCGGCGCAAGCGCACCGGAAGCCTTGACCCCGCGCGAACGCCAGGTACTCGGGCTGGTCGCGGGCGGCTTCAGCAACCGGGAAATCGGCGAGAAACTCGGCATCACCACCGGCACCGCCAAGGCGCACGTGGAAAAGGTCATCGGCAAACTGGGCGCCTCGGACCGCACTCAGGCCGCAGTGCGCGGTGTGGCATTGGGTCTGGTGAGCCAGTCGGCGAGCGAATAGCGATGACCGTTATCGGCAGCAGCCGCTGGGAAGACCTGCCGTTACGCGGCAAGGCGCTGGTGGCGATTTCTCTGCCGCTGGCGATGTTGATGTTTTCGCTGGTGCTCATCTACATCGCCGAACGCCAGACCGCGCAGGCCGAAGAAGACGTGCGCCGCGTACTGCTCGTTCAAGGCGACATTCAGACGCTTCATACCCAGATCGCCGAAGGCGCGGCCAGCGTGCGTGGTTACCTGCTGACCCACCAGGAAGACTTCCTGCCCGGCTACATCAACGCGCAACCGCTGATCGACGCGGCGCTGGTGCGGCTCGATGCCAACATCCGTGATCAGCAGATGCGCGAGCACCTGAAATCCATCGAACCGCTGATTCGCACCAAGGTTGACGGCCTGGAAAAGCTACGCTTGATGAGCAGGGAAGATCACGAAACCGTTGCCGCCATTCTGGTCGAAAACAAATACGTTCTCGACCAGTTGCGCGAGCGGATCGGCGTGATGCGCGAGCGCGAGGACGCGCTGCTCGCAGAACGTACGGAAGCAGCGGCGGCCACCCGTCAGCGCTTGTTGTGGTCCACCCTGCTGGCAGCCGCCTGCGGCATCATCGGTGCCATTCTTGCTGTGCTC
It includes:
- a CDS encoding RNA polymerase factor sigma-70; the encoded protein is MTEHVFTGKCDSPLLQAFVDNYLLLVKIAARIVGCRSRAEDIVQDAFFRLRSAPQATLTFKAQLSYLFQIVRNLAIDHYRKQALEQKYTGPEAEGLNVVIQGASPETSHINFSSLEKIADALSELPPRTRYALEMYRLHGVPQKDIAKELGVSPTLVNFMIRDALIHCRKVNGTGAEA
- a CDS encoding SgcJ/EcaC family oxidoreductase codes for the protein MKTKLTALALMLAVTAPMVQAAAEPSGYTYRMVAETPNNVNDKEIAGLFDRWNKALQTGNSQTVASLYTPDAVLQPTVSNKVRATPAEIKDYFDHFLALKPIGEINYREIRRLGPDAAADNGVYTFTLTAPDGKKTKVQARYSFLYHRIGNEWKILNHHSSAMPEVQPEYQVSR
- a CDS encoding sensor histidine kinase is translated as MQSPPHDPASALAIRNHYRQSQSRAARLRLLVDTGQELTQLPPAAMRQRVLQRACAFVAMDHGLLLEWEADGGVQKTASHGGEERLNTLETTADPLAIGPQWLERPGTDMPCVLLLPLRGAEDGSFGTLLLANSVAISAPDNEDIESLQLLATLLAAHLENNRLLDALVARERTMSQLVRQLFTAQEDERKRVAYDLHDGLAQPLAGLHQRLQGFAGRCPELPEPLNADLQAILKLAQHCVGEGRQLISGLRPAVLDDFGLWQAVDKEADRLREAGIVVQWASRSLVRLPSHLEIALFRIAQEGINNVLKHANASCVELALELSDGNLSLRLQDNGRGFITEKRPDSSGVQKLGLVAMQERASLLGGRLTCVSRPGSGTRLRAIVPFNADKALT
- a CDS encoding response regulator; amino-acid sequence: MTETVRLVLADDHEVTRTGFVSLLAGHPEFEVVGQAADGQQAIDLCQQLQPDIAILDIRMPVLNGLGAARILQQRMPHLKVVIFTMDDSTDHLEAAISAGAVGYLLKDASRDEVIAGLQRVARGEEALNSAVSARLLRRMTERNTSGASAPEALTPRERQVLGLVAGGFSNREIGEKLGITTGTAKAHVEKVIGKLGASDRTQAAVRGVALGLVSQSASE